From Bacteroidota bacterium, a single genomic window includes:
- a CDS encoding ABC transporter permease, which yields MALSLRDNINISFQAIRSQILRTSLTVLIIAIGITALVGILTAIDAIKNTINSNFTSMGANTFTIRNREMNVRIGQKGKTPKKFRSITFDEAKRFTKNFVFEDCIASISTAATFQATVKYLSKKTNPNIEVFGIDINYLSTSGYELSSGRNISPQEDRSGDNIVIIGQSLVSQLFGSKQNPLNKIINIGGGKYKVVGVLKERGSSMAFGGDKVCLIPIENARQYFSKPDMTFTINILTSSTTSINAAIDEATGVFRVVRKVGIGEDSNFEITKSDSLATILIDNIEKVTMGATLIAIITLLGAAIGLMNIMLVSVTERTREIGIRKAIGANAKTIRNQFLVEAIVICQLGGFVGILLGIIIGNVISNTMGIGFIVPWVWIISGIGICFFVGVISGLYPAIKASNLDPIEALRYE from the coding sequence ATGGCATTATCATTACGAGATAACATAAACATTTCTTTTCAAGCTATACGCTCTCAAATACTGCGAACTTCGCTAACTGTTCTAATTATTGCTATTGGGATAACTGCATTGGTTGGAATTCTTACAGCTATTGATGCTATAAAGAACACAATAAATAGCAATTTTACAAGTATGGGGGCCAATACCTTTACGATAAGAAACCGAGAAATGAATGTGCGAATTGGGCAAAAGGGTAAGACTCCCAAAAAATTTAGAAGCATTACATTCGATGAAGCAAAAAGATTTACCAAAAATTTTGTATTTGAAGATTGCATTGCATCTATATCTACCGCAGCCACATTTCAAGCTACCGTAAAATACCTGTCTAAAAAAACAAATCCAAACATTGAAGTTTTTGGAATTGACATCAACTATTTATCTACCTCAGGATATGAACTTTCAAGCGGAAGAAATATTTCTCCGCAAGAAGATAGATCTGGCGACAATATTGTAATTATTGGTCAATCATTAGTTTCTCAATTATTTGGCAGCAAACAAAATCCGCTAAATAAAATAATTAATATTGGCGGTGGCAAGTATAAAGTTGTTGGGGTTTTAAAAGAACGTGGCAGCAGTATGGCATTTGGAGGAGATAAGGTTTGCCTAATACCGATTGAAAATGCAAGACAATATTTCTCAAAACCAGACATGACATTTACTATAAATATTTTAACATCATCAACTACATCAATTAATGCTGCAATTGATGAAGCTACTGGAGTATTTAGAGTAGTGCGTAAAGTAGGAATAGGCGAAGACTCTAATTTTGAGATTACCAAAAGTGATAGTCTTGCAACAATTTTAATAGACAATATTGAAAAGGTAACTATGGGCGCTACACTTATTGCAATAATTACCTTGTTGGGCGCTGCAATAGGATTGATGAATATTATGCTGGTATCGGTAACTGAGCGTACACGTGAAATTGGAATTAGAAAAGCAATTGGGGCCAATGCAAAAACAATAAGAAATCAATTTTTAGTAGAGGCCATTGTAATATGTCAACTAGGTGGATTTGTTGGAATTTTACTTGGAATAATTATAGGTAATGTTATTTCAAACACAATGGGAATAGGATTTATAGTCCCTTGGGTTTGGATTATTTCGGGAATTGGAATCTGCTTTTTTGTTGGTGTTATTTCCGGATTATACCCGGCAATAAAAGCATCTAATTTAGATCCAATCGAAGCATTGCGATACGAATAA